The Triticum urartu cultivar G1812 unplaced genomic scaffold, Tu2.1 TuUngrouped_contig_6523, whole genome shotgun sequence DNA window ATATGGGATCAACCTTAGGTGCCTGTGGAGACCTCAACAGGAATGTGCTTGCGCCTGCGGCGCCATATGTGAGAAAGGATATCCTTTTTGCCCAAGAAACTGCTGAGAATATTGCGGCACTTCTTGCGCCACAGTCGGGGGCTTATTATGATCTGTGGGTGGATGGAGAGAAGATAATGTCAGCGGAAGAGCCTCCTGAGGTCACCAAAGCCCGGAATGACAACTCACATGGAACAAACTTCCCTGATTCCCCTGAACCAATCTACGGGACCCAGTATCTGCCCAGGAAGTTCAAGATTGCGGTCACAGTTGCTGGTGATAACTCTGTTGATATTCTGACCAATGACATCGGTGTTGTTGTTGTTTCAGATAGTGCTGGGGAGCCTGTTGGCTTTAACCTCTATGTGAGTGCCCAAGAAACTTCTGCTCCATCTTGTACTGCATTTGGCAATGCCTGCCTTTTTGATTTATCCCTTGACATTTGGCTATCCCTATTTTTCAGGTTGGAGGTGGCATGGGAAGGACACACCGAATAGAAACCACATTCCCTCGTCTGGCTGATCCACTTGGATATGTTCCTAAGGAGGATATATTATATGCTATAAAGGCAATCGTTGTCACTCAGAGGGAGAATGGAAGAAGAGACGATCGCAGGTATAGCAGAATGAAGTATCTGCTTGACAGCTGGGGTATTGACAAGTTCCGGGCTGAGGTTGAAAAATACTATGGAAAGAAGTTTGAAGATTTTCATCCATTGCCAGAATGGCAATTCAACAGCTACCTTGGCTGGCAGGAACAGGTAATTCCATCACACTGTATTTTAGTCAGGAGTGCATAGAAAATATGAGAAGAAATAGCATATCTTGTTTAGGGGGGGTTTGCTGATAGTTTTTCAAATGTTCCCACTTTTCATAATTTGTAATTTAGTTTATTTCTCGAACATTTATATATCAATTGGTTATTTCTTGAACTCAGAGTTCCTTTTTTCCTTCTCTTTATTGTCTATTGCAGGGCGATGGTAAATTATTCTATGGAGTGCATGTTGATAACGGTCGTCTTGGGGGGCAAGCAAAGAAAACTCTGCGAGAGATAATTGAGAAGTATAGCTTGGATGTTAGTATTACTCCAAACCAGAATCTTATCTTATGTGGGGTTGATCAGGCATGGAGAGAACCCATAACTGCAGCTCTTGCTCAAGCTGGCCTGTTGGTAAGATTACTTTTGTCCATTGCATACCCCTCTCCCTGTAATCTGGAGTATACATTTTTTTAGTTGATATTAGGCCCCTTAAATTATTCTATCTTGAAATTCTCCTTGCTGCATCTGCTGTTCCAATTGATAATGTTGATCTTACTGTTACTCTTCCCTATATACTGATTCTTTCTTCTCAGTTTGAAAATTTGAAAGAAACTGCATGGTTGGTTACTAAAATAAGAAATAAAATTAATATTCCTAGGCTTCCCTATATATTGTCTGCAGTGCAAGTAAGCAGTGAGCTCCTTTTCTCCCCACTAAAAGTTGTGTATTCATGTATGTAGGAACCAAAGGACGTTGATCTCCTGAACATAACCTCCATGGCATGCCCTGCCTTACCTCTGTGCCCTCTAGCACAAACAGAAGCTGAGCGAGGGATCCTACCGATACTTAAACGAATTAGAGCAGTTTTTGACAAGGTATTCATCTGCCAACCTGTCAAAAATCATCTGAACGCTTGAGAATATGCCGTGCATAGTTTGTACCTGTCCTGTCACTCAAGAATTGAGACAATGCTGCCCACTAAACAGGTTGGCATCAAGGATGAGGAGTCTGTAGTGGTGAGGATAACTGGCTGCCCCAATGGATGCGCCAGACCATACATGGCAGAGGTTGGCTTTGTTGGTGATGGCCCAAACAGTTACCAGGTAAAACAATGCTGAAATATTCGGTCATCGTTTCTGCAACAAATCTTGCTTCCTTTTCTGTGCGTATTTCTAACTGGGTTTCTATATTTTATTTAATCTCAATCAACATTTTCTTTATTCCGATTGTAGATTTGGCTTGGAGGAACACCAAACCAGACCACGTTGGCAGAAACGTTTATGAACAAAGTGAAGCTACAAGATATCGAGAAGGTTTTGGAACCACTGTTCTCCTACTGGAATAGCACACGCCAGGAAGGCGAATCTTTTGGGAGCTTCACAAACCGAATGGTGAGTGGATTATATGCTTTCATCCAATACTATTGCAGTTTAGTTATTTGGGAAGGAACCTTTTGGACCTTCAGAGAGAAATGGCCATTTATTTTTGACGAAAAACACCGAGTGCTGATATCTGTTAATTAAGAGAAGAGCCGAGGCGGCTGAAGTACAGTATACTGGGGCACGAACCTTAGTGAAACATGTACAGCTCACCTAAGTTGGCAAAATCTTTAGTCTGGTGGGGGCCACATTGCTCCTACCAAGCCGGCGTCCTTCCACGGGTGTAGTTCTTCTGTTATCAGACAGAAATGGCCCATTTATAAGGTCCCAAGTGTTCTTCCCTGTTGTTCACCATGAGGTTGCGTAGTAGTTAGTACTACAAAACTAGCAAGATTGCTAAATTGTTGCTTTTCATTCATCAGTATAAGGGACAATTCGAACAACA harbors:
- the LOC125530731 gene encoding sulfite reductase [ferredoxin], chloroplastic: MSAAVGGAEFHGFGGAAQLPRSRMLGRPVRVAPPGATPAGSGPSAASIRAVSTPLKKDAKEVKRSKVEIIKEKSNFLRYPLNEELVSEAPNVNETAVQLIKFHGSYQQSDREVRGQKNYSFMLRTKNPSGKVPNQTYLAMDTLADEFGIGTLRLTTRQTFQLHGVLKKNLKHVISTVIKNMGSTLGACGDLNRNVLAPAAPYVRKDILFAQETAENIAALLAPQSGAYYDLWVDGEKIMSAEEPPEVTKARNDNSHGTNFPDSPEPIYGTQYLPRKFKIAVTVAGDNSVDILTNDIGVVVVSDSAGEPVGFNLYVGGGMGRTHRIETTFPRLADPLGYVPKEDILYAIKAIVVTQRENGRRDDRRYSRMKYLLDSWGIDKFRAEVEKYYGKKFEDFHPLPEWQFNSYLGWQEQGDGKLFYGVHVDNGRLGGQAKKTLREIIEKYSLDVSITPNQNLILCGVDQAWREPITAALAQAGLLEPKDVDLLNITSMACPALPLCPLAQTEAERGILPILKRIRAVFDKVGIKDEESVVVRITGCPNGCARPYMAEVGFVGDGPNSYQIWLGGTPNQTTLAETFMNKVKLQDIEKVLEPLFSYWNSTRQEGESFGSFTNRMGFEQLKEVVNKWEGSASAA